The proteins below come from a single Magallana gigas chromosome 10, xbMagGiga1.1, whole genome shotgun sequence genomic window:
- the LOC105344149 gene encoding serine/threonine-protein phosphatase 6 regulatory ankyrin repeat subunit A isoform X1, which translates to MLYSHKKSVSPMKLGTLVLQSLEDEPQLVQACFHGDPDEVRALLYKKEDVNYQDTEKRSPLHAAAYCGEAEIADLLIMSGARVNTKDNKWLTPLHRACCSKSDETVETLLRHQADVNARDKNWQTPLHIAAANNAVRCAEYLIPLLTNVNVSDRAGRTSLQHASFNGHKEMAKLLLEKGATINAFDKKDRRAVHWAAYMGHTEVVRILVEHGAELNCRDKQMYTPLHAAASSGQMTVVKFLLEYQVEVDAVNVHGNTALHIACLNGQDPVVTELLQFGASINSVNHRGMTPLHYAASSTHGGICLEIMVTEGANTKAQCNDGRSPLHMTAVHGRFTRAQTLLEHGADIDVCDKFGNTPLHIAARYGHELLINTLLENGSDPMKRGTSGMLPVHIAALNGHVDCVKTLLAAMVSLEIDITDDFGRTCLHGGACSGKVDVVDLLLKMGADVLCADHEGRVPLHYASAHTHGDCVASLINAGRAAVNITDRRGCTPLHYASAWDHDAKVVELLLKNDARPSIRDHDGFNTLHYAAMKGHRLTLEMLLDCASTDLIRSGAPLSPAHIAAYNGHNEALHILLGCIMNLDIRDSHGRTMLDLACLQGHGECVETLLLQGATILVQDSTTRRTPLHSAAMNGHTECLRLLMETAEDSNIVDCTDVYDRTPLMMAVANGHVDTVLYLIANGAIVNAKDSQGRTSLHRGAANGHEECVDALLHNGADVNVRDQRGRVATYLAATCGQVSILSNLLAMGPNSSKTEDQLGYTPLHIACYNGQDNCVETIIEQDKISEFSGNPFSPLHCAVINGNDTCTEILLEAFGDKIVNLTDGKGRTPLHAAAFSDQCESMQMLLNHGALVNHCDTTGKSPIMLAAANGHAAAVELLLEQNADLSLTDNEGNTCLHFACSREHENVALLLLDKIHDSNICNIANSELKTPLHIAARYGLTPVVQDLITKGSSVYALDENGHTPALACAPNNRVADCLAIILAHMPLSPTPNNVYPRTGRYDSSTPNNTFAGTRTLEPTGDQISIGSPSSSVQDVKEHSGSYQSSDSEFY; encoded by the exons CCTCAGTTGGTGCAAGCCTGTTTCCATGGTGATCCAGATGAGGTGCGAGCACTGTTATACAAGAAAGAAGATGTCAATTACCAA GATACAGAGAAGAGAAGTCCGCTCCACGCGGCGGCTTACTGTGGGGAGGCGGAGATAGCGGACCTCCTGATTATGAGTGGCGCCCGGGTAAACACCAAGGACAACAAATGGCTGACTCCGCTCCACCGAGCCTGCTGCTCCAAGAGTGAT GAAACAGTCGAAACTTTACTCAGACATCAGGCCGATGTGAATGCCCGCGACAAGAACTGGCAGACCCCACTACACATCGCCGCAGCAAACAATGCAGTCCGCTGTGCTGAGTATCTTATTCCTCTCCTGACCAATGTCAATGTCTCGGACCGCGCGGGGAGAACCAGTCTACAGCATGCTTCATTTAACGGCCACAAGGAG ATGGCCAAACTGTTGCTGGAGAAAGGAGCCACCATTAACGCCTTTGACAAGAAGGACCGGCGAGCAGTTCACTGGGCAGCATACATGGGTCACACGGAAGTGGTGCGCATCCTTGTGGAGCACGGGGCGGAACTCAACTGTAGAGACAAGCAG ATGTACACGCCCCTTCACGCAGCGGCGTCCAGTGGTCAGATGACGGTGGTCAAGTTTCTGCTGGAATACCAGGTGGAGGTGGATGCAGTGAACGTCCATGGAAACACCGCCCTCCACATTGCATGTCTAAATGGACAGGACCCAGTAGTGACCGAGCTTTTACAGTTCGGGGCCTCCATCAACTCGGTGAACCATCGTGGTATG ACCCCACTACACTATGCTGCGTCGTCAACTCATGGAGGAATCTGCCTGGAGATCATGGTGACAGAAGGAGCAAACACCAAAGCCCAG TGCAATGATGGGCGATCCCCTTTACATATGACTGCAGTGCATGGTAGATTCACTCGAGCACAGACTCTACTCGAGCACG GGGCGGATATAGATGTCTGTGATAAGTTTGGGAACACGCCCCTTCACATAGCAGCTCGGTATGGACACGAACTGTTAATCAACACATTGCTGGAAAACGGTTCGGACCCTATGAa ACGAGGGACCAGTGGCATGCTTCCTGTCCACATTGCGGCTCTAAACGGCCACGTTGACTGTGTGAAGACGCTGCTAGCGGCCATGGTGAGCCTGGAGATTGACATCACCGATGACTTTGGACGAACTTGTCTGCACGGAGGGGCCTGTAGCGG GAAAGTAGATGTGGTGGATCTTTTGTTGAAGATGGGTGCAGATGTGCTTTGTGCAGACCACGAGGGAAG GGTACCTTTACATTACGCCAGTGCTCACACCCACGGAGACTGTGTGGCATCCCTGATCAATGCGGGTCGAGCAGCAGTCAACATCACAGACAGGCGGGGCTGTACCCCCCTCCATTATGCCTCAGCCTGGGACCATGATGCTAA AGTTGTAGAACTTCTCCTGAAGAATGACGCTCGACCCAGTATCAGGGACCATGATGGCTTCAACACCTTACACTATGCGGCCATGAAGGGACACCGACTGACCCTGGAAATG TTATTAGACTGTGCCTCCACGGATTTGATACGAAGTGGAGCCCCATTGTCCCCTGCCCACATTGCG GCATACAATGGTCATAACGAGGCTCTACATATACTGTTGGGATGTATCATGAATCTTGATATTAGGGACTCTCATG GGCGGACCATGCTGGACCTGGCCTGTCTACAGGGACATGGGGAGTGTGTTGAGACCTTGTTACTGCAGGGTGCCACCATACTGGTCCAAGACAGCACCACCAGACGGACACCACTCCACTCAGCAG ccatgAACGGGCACACAGAGTGTTTACGGTTGCTAATGGAAACAGCTGAAGACAGCAATATCGTAGATTGTACAGATGTTTATGACAG GACACCTCTGATGATGGCTGTAGCCAATGGTCATGTGGACACAGTGCTTTACCTGATTGCTAATGGTGCCATAGTCAATGCCAAAGACAGTCAGGGCAGGACTTCTCTCCATCGGGGG GCTGCCAATGGACATGAGGAGTGTGTGGACGCTCTACTACACAACGGGGCGGACGTCAACGTCAGGGACCAGCGCGGCAGGGTCGCCACTTACCTGGCTGCAACCTGTGGACAGGTGTCCATATTGTCCAATCTTCTGGCA ATGGGACCAAACAGTAGTAAAACAGAAGATCAGCTGGGATACACTCCTCTACACATCGCTTGTTATAATG GTCAAGACAACTGTGTGGAGACAATAATAGAACAAGATAAAATAAGCGAGTTTTCAGGGAATCCTTTCTCACCTCTACATTGTGCTGT GATAAATggaaatgatacatgtacagaaaTTTTATTAGAAGCATTTGGTGATAAAATAGTAAACCTAACTGATGGCAAAGGGAG AACCCCATTGCATGCAGCTGCCTTCAGTGACCAGTGTGAGTCTATGCAAATGTTACTTAACCATGGGGCCCTTGTCAATCACTGTGATACCACCGGGAAATCCCCCATCATGTTGGCTGCAGCCAATGGGCATGCAGCAGCTGTAG aaTTATTGTTGGAGCAAAATGCTGATCTTTCATTAACTGATAATGAAGGAAatacttgtttacatttcgCTTGTTCAAGG gaacaTGAAAATGTGGCTCTTCTTCTATTAGACAAAATTCATGATTCCAATATCTGTAATATAGCAAATAGTGAATTAAAAAC GCCCTTGCATATAGCAGCTAGATATGGTTTAACCCCAGTTGTTCAAGATCTTATAACCAAAGGCAGCAGTGTGTATGCTTTAGATGAGAACG GCCATACTCCGGCCTTGGCATGCGCTCCCAATAACCGTGTAGCTGACTGCCTGGCCATAATCCTCGCTCACATGCCTCTCTCCCCAACCCCTAACAACGTTTACCCCCGGACAGGCCGATATGACAGCAGTACCCCCAATAATACATTCG CTGGCACAAGGACTCTGGAGCCGACAGGGGACCAGATTAGTATAGGAAGTCCCTCCAGTTCCGTTCAAGATGTGAAGGAACACTCAGGTTCTTATCAAAGCTCAGACTCGGAGTTTTACTGA
- the LOC105344149 gene encoding serine/threonine-protein phosphatase 6 regulatory ankyrin repeat subunit A isoform X2 — MLYSHKKSVSPMKLGTLVLQSLEDEPQLVQACFHGDPDEVRALLYKKEDVNYQDTEKRSPLHAAAYCGEAEIADLLIMSGARVNTKDNKWLTPLHRACCSKSDETVETLLRHQADVNARDKNWQTPLHIAAANNAVRCAEYLIPLLTNVNVSDRAGRTSLQHASFNGHKEMAKLLLEKGATINAFDKKDRRAVHWAAYMGHTEVVRILVEHGAELNCRDKQMYTPLHAAASSGQMTVVKFLLEYQVEVDAVNVHGNTALHIACLNGQDPVVTELLQFGASINSVNHRGMTPLHYAASSTHGGICLEIMVTEGANTKAQNSSDTKKQEPKNKWADIDVCDKFGNTPLHIAARYGHELLINTLLENGSDPMKRGTSGMLPVHIAALNGHVDCVKTLLAAMVSLEIDITDDFGRTCLHGGACSGKVDVVDLLLKMGADVLCADHEGRVPLHYASAHTHGDCVASLINAGRAAVNITDRRGCTPLHYASAWDHDAKVVELLLKNDARPSIRDHDGFNTLHYAAMKGHRLTLEMLLDCASTDLIRSGAPLSPAHIAAYNGHNEALHILLGCIMNLDIRDSHGRTMLDLACLQGHGECVETLLLQGATILVQDSTTRRTPLHSAAMNGHTECLRLLMETAEDSNIVDCTDVYDRTPLMMAVANGHVDTVLYLIANGAIVNAKDSQGRTSLHRGAANGHEECVDALLHNGADVNVRDQRGRVATYLAATCGQVSILSNLLAMGPNSSKTEDQLGYTPLHIACYNGQDNCVETIIEQDKISEFSGNPFSPLHCAVINGNDTCTEILLEAFGDKIVNLTDGKGRTPLHAAAFSDQCESMQMLLNHGALVNHCDTTGKSPIMLAAANGHAAAVELLLEQNADLSLTDNEGNTCLHFACSREHENVALLLLDKIHDSNICNIANSELKTPLHIAARYGLTPVVQDLITKGSSVYALDENGHTPALACAPNNRVADCLAIILAHMPLSPTPNNVYPRTGRYDSSTPNNTFAGTRTLEPTGDQISIGSPSSSVQDVKEHSGSYQSSDSEFY; from the exons CCTCAGTTGGTGCAAGCCTGTTTCCATGGTGATCCAGATGAGGTGCGAGCACTGTTATACAAGAAAGAAGATGTCAATTACCAA GATACAGAGAAGAGAAGTCCGCTCCACGCGGCGGCTTACTGTGGGGAGGCGGAGATAGCGGACCTCCTGATTATGAGTGGCGCCCGGGTAAACACCAAGGACAACAAATGGCTGACTCCGCTCCACCGAGCCTGCTGCTCCAAGAGTGAT GAAACAGTCGAAACTTTACTCAGACATCAGGCCGATGTGAATGCCCGCGACAAGAACTGGCAGACCCCACTACACATCGCCGCAGCAAACAATGCAGTCCGCTGTGCTGAGTATCTTATTCCTCTCCTGACCAATGTCAATGTCTCGGACCGCGCGGGGAGAACCAGTCTACAGCATGCTTCATTTAACGGCCACAAGGAG ATGGCCAAACTGTTGCTGGAGAAAGGAGCCACCATTAACGCCTTTGACAAGAAGGACCGGCGAGCAGTTCACTGGGCAGCATACATGGGTCACACGGAAGTGGTGCGCATCCTTGTGGAGCACGGGGCGGAACTCAACTGTAGAGACAAGCAG ATGTACACGCCCCTTCACGCAGCGGCGTCCAGTGGTCAGATGACGGTGGTCAAGTTTCTGCTGGAATACCAGGTGGAGGTGGATGCAGTGAACGTCCATGGAAACACCGCCCTCCACATTGCATGTCTAAATGGACAGGACCCAGTAGTGACCGAGCTTTTACAGTTCGGGGCCTCCATCAACTCGGTGAACCATCGTGGTATG ACCCCACTACACTATGCTGCGTCGTCAACTCATGGAGGAATCTGCCTGGAGATCATGGTGACAGAAGGAGCAAACACCAAAGCCCAG AATTCATCAGATACCAAGAAACAAGAGCCGAAGAATAAGT GGGCGGATATAGATGTCTGTGATAAGTTTGGGAACACGCCCCTTCACATAGCAGCTCGGTATGGACACGAACTGTTAATCAACACATTGCTGGAAAACGGTTCGGACCCTATGAa ACGAGGGACCAGTGGCATGCTTCCTGTCCACATTGCGGCTCTAAACGGCCACGTTGACTGTGTGAAGACGCTGCTAGCGGCCATGGTGAGCCTGGAGATTGACATCACCGATGACTTTGGACGAACTTGTCTGCACGGAGGGGCCTGTAGCGG GAAAGTAGATGTGGTGGATCTTTTGTTGAAGATGGGTGCAGATGTGCTTTGTGCAGACCACGAGGGAAG GGTACCTTTACATTACGCCAGTGCTCACACCCACGGAGACTGTGTGGCATCCCTGATCAATGCGGGTCGAGCAGCAGTCAACATCACAGACAGGCGGGGCTGTACCCCCCTCCATTATGCCTCAGCCTGGGACCATGATGCTAA AGTTGTAGAACTTCTCCTGAAGAATGACGCTCGACCCAGTATCAGGGACCATGATGGCTTCAACACCTTACACTATGCGGCCATGAAGGGACACCGACTGACCCTGGAAATG TTATTAGACTGTGCCTCCACGGATTTGATACGAAGTGGAGCCCCATTGTCCCCTGCCCACATTGCG GCATACAATGGTCATAACGAGGCTCTACATATACTGTTGGGATGTATCATGAATCTTGATATTAGGGACTCTCATG GGCGGACCATGCTGGACCTGGCCTGTCTACAGGGACATGGGGAGTGTGTTGAGACCTTGTTACTGCAGGGTGCCACCATACTGGTCCAAGACAGCACCACCAGACGGACACCACTCCACTCAGCAG ccatgAACGGGCACACAGAGTGTTTACGGTTGCTAATGGAAACAGCTGAAGACAGCAATATCGTAGATTGTACAGATGTTTATGACAG GACACCTCTGATGATGGCTGTAGCCAATGGTCATGTGGACACAGTGCTTTACCTGATTGCTAATGGTGCCATAGTCAATGCCAAAGACAGTCAGGGCAGGACTTCTCTCCATCGGGGG GCTGCCAATGGACATGAGGAGTGTGTGGACGCTCTACTACACAACGGGGCGGACGTCAACGTCAGGGACCAGCGCGGCAGGGTCGCCACTTACCTGGCTGCAACCTGTGGACAGGTGTCCATATTGTCCAATCTTCTGGCA ATGGGACCAAACAGTAGTAAAACAGAAGATCAGCTGGGATACACTCCTCTACACATCGCTTGTTATAATG GTCAAGACAACTGTGTGGAGACAATAATAGAACAAGATAAAATAAGCGAGTTTTCAGGGAATCCTTTCTCACCTCTACATTGTGCTGT GATAAATggaaatgatacatgtacagaaaTTTTATTAGAAGCATTTGGTGATAAAATAGTAAACCTAACTGATGGCAAAGGGAG AACCCCATTGCATGCAGCTGCCTTCAGTGACCAGTGTGAGTCTATGCAAATGTTACTTAACCATGGGGCCCTTGTCAATCACTGTGATACCACCGGGAAATCCCCCATCATGTTGGCTGCAGCCAATGGGCATGCAGCAGCTGTAG aaTTATTGTTGGAGCAAAATGCTGATCTTTCATTAACTGATAATGAAGGAAatacttgtttacatttcgCTTGTTCAAGG gaacaTGAAAATGTGGCTCTTCTTCTATTAGACAAAATTCATGATTCCAATATCTGTAATATAGCAAATAGTGAATTAAAAAC GCCCTTGCATATAGCAGCTAGATATGGTTTAACCCCAGTTGTTCAAGATCTTATAACCAAAGGCAGCAGTGTGTATGCTTTAGATGAGAACG GCCATACTCCGGCCTTGGCATGCGCTCCCAATAACCGTGTAGCTGACTGCCTGGCCATAATCCTCGCTCACATGCCTCTCTCCCCAACCCCTAACAACGTTTACCCCCGGACAGGCCGATATGACAGCAGTACCCCCAATAATACATTCG CTGGCACAAGGACTCTGGAGCCGACAGGGGACCAGATTAGTATAGGAAGTCCCTCCAGTTCCGTTCAAGATGTGAAGGAACACTCAGGTTCTTATCAAAGCTCAGACTCGGAGTTTTACTGA
- the LOC105344149 gene encoding serine/threonine-protein phosphatase 6 regulatory ankyrin repeat subunit A isoform X3 produces MLYSHKKSVSPMKLGTLVLQSLEDEPQLVQACFHGDPDEVRALLYKKEDVNYQDTEKRSPLHAAAYCGEAEIADLLIMSGARVNTKDNKWLTPLHRACCSKSDETVETLLRHQADVNARDKNWQTPLHIAAANNAVRCAEYLIPLLTNVNVSDRAGRTSLQHASFNGHKEMAKLLLEKGATINAFDKKDRRAVHWAAYMGHTEVVRILVEHGAELNCRDKQMYTPLHAAASSGQMTVVKFLLEYQVEVDAVNVHGNTALHIACLNGQDPVVTELLQFGASINSVNHRGMTPLHYAASSTHGGICLEIMVTEGANTKAQCNDGRSPLHMTAVHGRFTRAQTLLEHGADIDVCDKFGNTPLHIAARYGHELLINTLLENGSDPMKRGTSGMLPVHIAALNGHVDCVKTLLAAMVSLEIDITDDFGRTCLHGGACSGKVDVVDLLLKMGADVLCADHEGRVPLHYASAHTHGDCVASLINAGRAAVNITDRRGCTPLHYASAWDHDAKVVELLLKNDARPSIRDHDGFNTLHYAAMKGHRLTLEMLLDCASTDLIRSGAPLSPAHIAAYNGHNEALHILLGCIMNLDIRDSHGRTMLDLACLQGHGECVETLLLQGATILVQDSTTRRTPLHSAAMNGHTECLRLLMETAEDSNIVDCTDVYDRTPLMMAVANGHVDTVLYLIANGAIVNAKDSQGRTSLHRGAANGHEECVDALLHNGADVNVRDQRGRVATYLAATCGQVSILSNLLAMGPNSSKTEDQLGYTPLHIACYNGQDNCVETIIEQDKISEFSGNPFSPLHCAVINGNDTCTEILLEAFGDKIVNLTDGKGRTPLHAAAFSDQCESMQMLLNHGALVNHCDTTGKSPIMLAAANGHAAAVELLLEQNADLSLTDNEGNTCLHFACSREHENVALLLLDKIHDSNICNIANSELKTPLHIAARYGLTPVVQDLITKGSSVYALDENAGTRTLEPTGDQISIGSPSSSVQDVKEHSGSYQSSDSEFY; encoded by the exons CCTCAGTTGGTGCAAGCCTGTTTCCATGGTGATCCAGATGAGGTGCGAGCACTGTTATACAAGAAAGAAGATGTCAATTACCAA GATACAGAGAAGAGAAGTCCGCTCCACGCGGCGGCTTACTGTGGGGAGGCGGAGATAGCGGACCTCCTGATTATGAGTGGCGCCCGGGTAAACACCAAGGACAACAAATGGCTGACTCCGCTCCACCGAGCCTGCTGCTCCAAGAGTGAT GAAACAGTCGAAACTTTACTCAGACATCAGGCCGATGTGAATGCCCGCGACAAGAACTGGCAGACCCCACTACACATCGCCGCAGCAAACAATGCAGTCCGCTGTGCTGAGTATCTTATTCCTCTCCTGACCAATGTCAATGTCTCGGACCGCGCGGGGAGAACCAGTCTACAGCATGCTTCATTTAACGGCCACAAGGAG ATGGCCAAACTGTTGCTGGAGAAAGGAGCCACCATTAACGCCTTTGACAAGAAGGACCGGCGAGCAGTTCACTGGGCAGCATACATGGGTCACACGGAAGTGGTGCGCATCCTTGTGGAGCACGGGGCGGAACTCAACTGTAGAGACAAGCAG ATGTACACGCCCCTTCACGCAGCGGCGTCCAGTGGTCAGATGACGGTGGTCAAGTTTCTGCTGGAATACCAGGTGGAGGTGGATGCAGTGAACGTCCATGGAAACACCGCCCTCCACATTGCATGTCTAAATGGACAGGACCCAGTAGTGACCGAGCTTTTACAGTTCGGGGCCTCCATCAACTCGGTGAACCATCGTGGTATG ACCCCACTACACTATGCTGCGTCGTCAACTCATGGAGGAATCTGCCTGGAGATCATGGTGACAGAAGGAGCAAACACCAAAGCCCAG TGCAATGATGGGCGATCCCCTTTACATATGACTGCAGTGCATGGTAGATTCACTCGAGCACAGACTCTACTCGAGCACG GGGCGGATATAGATGTCTGTGATAAGTTTGGGAACACGCCCCTTCACATAGCAGCTCGGTATGGACACGAACTGTTAATCAACACATTGCTGGAAAACGGTTCGGACCCTATGAa ACGAGGGACCAGTGGCATGCTTCCTGTCCACATTGCGGCTCTAAACGGCCACGTTGACTGTGTGAAGACGCTGCTAGCGGCCATGGTGAGCCTGGAGATTGACATCACCGATGACTTTGGACGAACTTGTCTGCACGGAGGGGCCTGTAGCGG GAAAGTAGATGTGGTGGATCTTTTGTTGAAGATGGGTGCAGATGTGCTTTGTGCAGACCACGAGGGAAG GGTACCTTTACATTACGCCAGTGCTCACACCCACGGAGACTGTGTGGCATCCCTGATCAATGCGGGTCGAGCAGCAGTCAACATCACAGACAGGCGGGGCTGTACCCCCCTCCATTATGCCTCAGCCTGGGACCATGATGCTAA AGTTGTAGAACTTCTCCTGAAGAATGACGCTCGACCCAGTATCAGGGACCATGATGGCTTCAACACCTTACACTATGCGGCCATGAAGGGACACCGACTGACCCTGGAAATG TTATTAGACTGTGCCTCCACGGATTTGATACGAAGTGGAGCCCCATTGTCCCCTGCCCACATTGCG GCATACAATGGTCATAACGAGGCTCTACATATACTGTTGGGATGTATCATGAATCTTGATATTAGGGACTCTCATG GGCGGACCATGCTGGACCTGGCCTGTCTACAGGGACATGGGGAGTGTGTTGAGACCTTGTTACTGCAGGGTGCCACCATACTGGTCCAAGACAGCACCACCAGACGGACACCACTCCACTCAGCAG ccatgAACGGGCACACAGAGTGTTTACGGTTGCTAATGGAAACAGCTGAAGACAGCAATATCGTAGATTGTACAGATGTTTATGACAG GACACCTCTGATGATGGCTGTAGCCAATGGTCATGTGGACACAGTGCTTTACCTGATTGCTAATGGTGCCATAGTCAATGCCAAAGACAGTCAGGGCAGGACTTCTCTCCATCGGGGG GCTGCCAATGGACATGAGGAGTGTGTGGACGCTCTACTACACAACGGGGCGGACGTCAACGTCAGGGACCAGCGCGGCAGGGTCGCCACTTACCTGGCTGCAACCTGTGGACAGGTGTCCATATTGTCCAATCTTCTGGCA ATGGGACCAAACAGTAGTAAAACAGAAGATCAGCTGGGATACACTCCTCTACACATCGCTTGTTATAATG GTCAAGACAACTGTGTGGAGACAATAATAGAACAAGATAAAATAAGCGAGTTTTCAGGGAATCCTTTCTCACCTCTACATTGTGCTGT GATAAATggaaatgatacatgtacagaaaTTTTATTAGAAGCATTTGGTGATAAAATAGTAAACCTAACTGATGGCAAAGGGAG AACCCCATTGCATGCAGCTGCCTTCAGTGACCAGTGTGAGTCTATGCAAATGTTACTTAACCATGGGGCCCTTGTCAATCACTGTGATACCACCGGGAAATCCCCCATCATGTTGGCTGCAGCCAATGGGCATGCAGCAGCTGTAG aaTTATTGTTGGAGCAAAATGCTGATCTTTCATTAACTGATAATGAAGGAAatacttgtttacatttcgCTTGTTCAAGG gaacaTGAAAATGTGGCTCTTCTTCTATTAGACAAAATTCATGATTCCAATATCTGTAATATAGCAAATAGTGAATTAAAAAC GCCCTTGCATATAGCAGCTAGATATGGTTTAACCCCAGTTGTTCAAGATCTTATAACCAAAGGCAGCAGTGTGTATGCTTTAGATGAGAACG CTGGCACAAGGACTCTGGAGCCGACAGGGGACCAGATTAGTATAGGAAGTCCCTCCAGTTCCGTTCAAGATGTGAAGGAACACTCAGGTTCTTATCAAAGCTCAGACTCGGAGTTTTACTGA